One part of the Musa acuminata AAA Group cultivar baxijiao chromosome BXJ1-5, Cavendish_Baxijiao_AAA, whole genome shotgun sequence genome encodes these proteins:
- the LOC103986454 gene encoding uncharacterized protein LOC103986454 isoform X1 — translation MPTVRYLIRNEYGLADPELHRAADKDDPEAILEGVAMAGLVGVLRQLGDLAEFAAEIFRDLHEEIMGTAARSHGLTLRVQQLEAEFPSVEKSFLSQSSHSSFAYNDGIDWRCTIQMDQNLITQGDMPRFILDSYEECRGPPQLFTLDKFDTAGAGACLKRYSDPSFFKMESVSSGLLETYIPKEKKSRKTRKKGSRWRNCQSLESLLSPHANSNLHPTTSDQVSNKSATKFRRLRSRNSNGTSGSIGINLRKLLLELHSDNQKVVYDNSGSRLNINVNLVDSSELTCELHDTVMDVSANHPLARYASPIKTPTKEVPVLTTYELDCWKEEVEELSEAQYEPFGQVQSPQRIFNFMEKNEKLADSEKKSEGSACDYKLSDLEKTTSLHVVDYTLVEDELKLEGSTDGYRSEDIGSELENFMDALNSMESEVEMDFENKGRPDLGILIKEALEMDIDTSERPEGLQTNILKPGSSEVSTLRLNNIQKGGMSCVPYSDTSSNFTEMPATQEKLISSNSSVNSELCNETHDENKGRPDLGILRKEAHEMDFDSSERPEEKQCDISEPDSAEFSTVSVRLNDIQKSGMSSDVYSDTLSNLASVSATQEEAVSSNSSANSELCDETHGENKGGPDLDILRKEAHEADFDTCKIPEEKQSDISEPDSAEVPTVSVRLNDVQKSGMSSDPSPDTLSNLAVVSETQEVVSSNSSANSELCDETHDKNKGRPDPDVLRKEAHEMDYDTSERPEEKLSDISEPYSAEVFTMSVRLNNIQKSGMSHVACLDTLSNLAVMSATQEEVVSSNSSANSELCDVTHDENKVRLNLDVLRKEAHEMDFERPEEKQSDISEPDSAEVSTMSIRLNNIQKSGMSRVACLDTLSNLAVMSATQEEVVSSNSSADSEICDVTHDENKGKPDLDILRKEVHEMDFDTTERPEDMQTEISEPGSAGLSAVSVNLNNIPKSGMSSIPYLDTLSNLDEMPATQPTVVSSNSSMNSELHGETNDKSCEEILPHDEVVNSAEPKSDEASNRKTFDGLNLDIKDESCSSFVIKSTSSLINIDPKESFDAQQLVTVLLNDASAGLNAKGTDETTKCLDGSTYLGSNSPAKPHHAEHVDEPILKDMMETFEMPNDLSCSPIRSVSMDDFGNEYSLVTTVPTAKEMQHSLDQDIETFASEEGTVTNSGGSSLTSIIAFVPDTGMDLQHHQLAADTNNGQHPEETNTETSFDYMKGTDGVAQNMNGSSVQTKDDNVSESLHLTHNPVEQMSEEMSLRPDTSDHLSDTKHESSLAKDFACYIEVPQHLSNVTIGKRTDSMNQDAEVDSTETIFSSVSAIVAINDKDCLTEMENLIAVENLSYSRSEVGFKDADRVAENNVELPETRQLQLEFLANKEESQESPRVSSAEETQESSIMNSEEQVRWCSESETISNRVMNSPMFFLDHLKFPNEFNQDNPQKNIQEIEQIIHIDNVSAENFPSKDEAKSYDPSLMYTQEASGLRSQLLEDSPKKVKMLGKADTLNMTVTSEAGQSALDPGVSCSGMSAKHSFNANDAGFLGDIGIMVPAEHVQAYLQTCTHDAHLKYPMECEPDLGSKSFAQGCQRSEKHQTTLLTGILVSDPASLPGVSTSQAGDEVKVESESSHHKGEYLEFGIPFIDIDDKPSDGYEPNYHAFVNNGKYNDLDELPNAGMVGKLCTEALVSSKGSPPEVSAGYAVSNVLDMMFSLVSSSDVTVTESASRLSHEPQSDEPTSSYPMQNPEEPPLPPLEWRSRKLSLSPLLPIENSSQSLAGTKTFMALSESKPANLPTAPPLGSSELPPIIVDQIHQHVSLGDAIVHSLNASSSISSSSEYEMSQCACNTQDGLKLSLVDTFTPSATMENQISQDSTSQEEKIQVMSDKRFQLSQLWSGLGLVKPHYSDLSHLNLEKETVEPQNPFLVESALGDANHHRNYGGFGSVNMHLLESSELSVSSGVVPEPNLVYSLEGNQSTLFGFVPTTEDDWFSIKPCSIRNRPRNPLIEAVAAHDRSTLRKVPELARPLNESKADKKDPLLESNILQLRKVSEIVKPSDKPKANERDALLEQIRNKSYSLKPAVLSKPNSKGHPTNIKVAAILEKANAIRQVIAGSDEEDGGDSWSDC, via the exons ATGCCGACCGTTCGATACCTGATACGGAACGAGTACGGGTTGGCGGATCCAGAGCTCCACCGAGCCGCCGACAAGGATGATCCCGAGGCCATCCTCGAAGGGGTGGCCATGGCCGGCCTCGTCGGCGTACTTCGTCAGCTCGGAGATCTTGCAGA GTTTGCTGCAGAAATATTTCGTGACTTGCATGAAGAAATTATGGGAACTGCAGCTAGAAGTCATGGTTTGACACTTCGCGTCCAGCAGCTTGAGGCAGAGTTTCCATCAGTTGAGAAGTCTTTTTTATCTCAGTCTAGTCATTCGAGTTTTGCTTACAATGATG GCATTGATTGGCGCTGTACTATTCAAATGGATCAAAACCTAATCACTCAAGGGGATATGCCACGGTTTATATTGGACTCATATGAAGAATGCCGTGGACCACCTCAGCTATTCaccctggataa ATTTGATACTGCTGGTGCTGGTGCATGTTTGAAAAGGTATTCGGATCCATCATTCTTTAAGATGGAATCAGTCTCCTCCGGCTTGTtggaaacttatattccaaaggaGAAGAAATCACGTAAGACGAGG AAGAAGGGATCACGTTGGAGGAATTGTCAAAGTCTTGAGTCTTTACTGTCGCCACATGCAAATTCCAA TTTGCATCCAACGACTTCTGATCAGGTTTCAAATAAATCTGCCACAAAATTTAGGAGGTTGAGATCTAGGAATTCAAATGGTACTAGTGGAAGCATTGGAATTAACCTGAGAAAGCTTCTTCTTGAACTGCATTCAGATAACCAGAAAGTTGTTTATGATAATTCTGGAAGTCGTTTAAACATAAATGTGAATTTAGTTGATTCAAGTGAATTAACTTGTGAATTGCATGACACTGTTATGGATGTGTCAGCAAACCATCCATTAGCAAGATATGCAAGTCCTATCAAAACTCCTACAAAAGAAGTGCCAGTCTTAACAACATATGAGTTGGATTGTTGGAAGGAAGAAGTTGAAGAATTGTCAGAAGCACAATATGAACCATTTGGTCAAGTACAAAGTCCACAGAGGATTTTTAACTTCATGGAAAAAAACGAAAAGCTTGCTGATTCTGAAAAAAAATCAGAAGGTAGTGCCTGTGACTATAAGCTAAGTGATCTTGAGAAAACCACATCTCTTCACGTTGTAGATTATACATTGGTAGAGGATGAACTTAAACTAGAAGGCAGTACTGATGGCTACAGGAGTGAAGACATTGGTAGTGAGCTGGAGAATTTCATGGATGCCTTAAACAGCATGGAGTCGGAAGTAGAAATGGATTTTGAAAATAAAGGCAGGCCAGATCTTGGTATTCTGATAAAGGAAGCCCTTGAGATGGATATTGACACCAGTGAAAGACCAGAGGGGCTGCAAACTAATATCTTGAAACCTGGTTCTTCTGAAGTCTCCACATTAAGGTTGAACAACATTCAAAAGGGTGGAATGTCATGCGTTCCATACTCagatacatcaagtaattttactgAGATGCCAGCAACTCAAGAAAAACTAATTTCCTCAAATTCTTCTGTGAACTCAGAACTTTGTAATGAAACCCATGATGAAAATAAAGGCAGACCAGACCTTGGTATTCTGAGAAAGGAAGCTCATGAGATGGATTTTGACAGCAGTGAGAGACCAGAGGAGAAGCAATGTGATATTTCTGAACCAGATTCTGCTGAGTTCTCCACTGTGTCAGTAAGGTTGAATGACATTCAAAAGAGTGGAATGTCAAGTGATGTGTACTCAGATACTTTGAGTAATTTAGCTTCAGTGTCAGCAACTCAAGAAGAAGCAGTTTCCTCAAATTCTTCTGCAAACTCAGAACTCTGTGATGAAACCCATGGTGAAAATAAAGGCGGACCAGATCTTGATATTCTGAGAAAGGAAGCTCATGAGGCAGATTTTGACACTTGTAAGATACCAGAGGAGAAGCAAAGTGATATTTCCGAACCAGATTCTGCTGAAGTCCCCACTGTGTCAGTAAGGTTGAATGACGTTCAAAAGAGTGGAATGTCAAGTGATCCGTCCCCAGATACTTTGAGTAATTTAGCTGTGGTATCAGAAACTCAAGAAGTAGTTTCCTCAAATTCTTCTGCAAATTCAGAACTTTGTGATGAAACCCATGATAAAAATAAAGGCAGACCAGATCCTGATGTTCTGAGAAAGGAAGCTCATGAGATGGATTATGACACCAGTGAGAGACCAGAGGAGAAGCTAAGTGATATTTCTGAACCATATTCTGCTGAAGTCTTCACTATGTCAGTAAGGTTGAACAACATTCAAAAGAGTGGAATGTCACATGTTGCATGCTTAGATACCTTGAGTAACTTAGCTGTGATGTCAGCAACTCAAGAAGAAGTTGTTTCCTCAAATTCTTCTGCAAACTCAGAACTTTGTGATGTAACCCACGATGAAAATAAAGTCAGACTCAATCTGGATGTTCTGAGAAAGGAAGCTCATGAGATGGATTTTGAGAGACCAGAGGAGAAGCAAAGTGATATTTCTGAACCAGATTCTGCTGAAGTCTCCACTATGTCAATAAGGTTGAACAACATTCAAAAGAGTGGAATGTCACGTGTTGCATGCTTAGATACCTTGAGTAATTTAGCTGTGATGTCAGCAACACAAGAAGAAGTGGTTTCCTCAAATTCTTCTGCAGACTCAGAAATTTGTGATGTAACCCATGATGAAAATAAAGGCAAACCAGATCTTGATATTCTGAGAAAGGAAGTTCATGAGATGGATTTTGACACCACTGAAAGACCAGAGGATATGCAAACTGAAATTTCAGAACCAGGTTCTGCTGGCCTCTCTGCCGTGTCAGTGAACTTGAACAACATTCCGAAGAGTGGAATGTCAAGTATTCCTTACCTAGATACTTTAAGTAATTTAGATGAGATGCCAGCAACTCAACCGACGGTAGTTTCCTCAAATTCTTCTATGAACTCAGAACTTCATGGTGAGACCAATGATAAAAGCTGTGAAGAGATTTTGCCACATGATGAGGTTGTCAATTCAGCTGAACCCAAGTCTGATGAAGCTAGCAACAGGAAGacatttgatggtttgaatttagatATCAAAGATGAATCTTGCAGTTCATTTGTGATTAAATCAACTTCTAGTCTCATTAACATTGATCCTAAAGAAAGTTTTGATGCACAGCAATTAGTTACTGTTCTCCTGAATGATGCTTCAGCTGGTCTTAACGCCAAAGGAACAGATGAGACAACAAAATGCTTGGATG GTTCAACTTACTTGGGAAGCAATTCTCCTGCAAAACCTCATCATGCAGAGCACGTGGATGAGCCAATTTTAAAAGACATGATGGAGACATTTGAAATGCCCAATGATCTTTCCTGTTCACCAATAAGAAGTGTTTCCATGGATGATTTTGGCAATGAATATTCATTGGTTACCACTGTGCCCACAGCAAAAGAGATGCAGCATTCGTTGGATCAAGATATTGAAACCTTTGCCTCAGAAGAAGGTACAGTAACTAATTCAGGTGGGAGCAGCTTAACATCCATCATCGCCTTTGTCCCTGACACTGGCATGGATTTGCAGCATCACCAATTAGCTGCAGACACAAACAATGGTCAGCATCCTGAAGAAACAAACACAGAAACATCTTTTGATTATATGAAGGGAACTGATGGTGTGGCCCAAAATATGAATG GCTCATCTGTCCAGACTAAAGATGACAATGTTTCTGAAAGCCTTCATCTCACTCATAATCCTGTTGAGCAAATGTCTGAAGAGATGTCTCTGAGACCCGACACATCTGATCATCTTTCAGACACGAAGCATGAGAGTAGTCTTGCAAAAGATTTTGCATGTTATATTGAAGTTCCCCAACATCTTTCAAATGTAACCATAGGAAAGAGAACAGATTCGATGAATCAAGATGCAGAAGTAGATTCAACTGAAACCATTTTCTCTTCTGTTTCTGCTATTGTTGCCATCAATGATAAAGATTGCTTGACGGAAATGGAAAATCTAATTGCTGTTGAAAATCTATCTTATTCAAGATCAGAAGTTGGCTTCAAAGATGCTGACAGAGTGGCAGAAAACAATGTTGAATTGCCTGAAACACGGCAACTGCAGTTGGAGTTTCTTGCTAACAAAGAGGAATCTCAAGAGTCCCCCAGGGTTAGCTCAGCAGAGGAAACTCAAGAATCTTCCATAATGAACTCAGAAGAACAGGTGCGTTGGTGTTCTGAAAGTGAAACAATTTCTAATAGGGTCATGAATTCTCCCATGTTTTTTCTTGATCATTTGAAATTTCCAAATGAGTTTAATCAAGATAACCCTCAGAAGAACATTCAAGAGATTGAACAGATTATTCACATTGATAATGTGTCAGCTGAAAATTTTCCGTCTAAAGATGAAGCTAAAAGTTATGATCCTTCCTTGATGTATACTCAAGAGGCATCTGGCCTTCGGTCACAGTTGCTAGAGGATAGTCCAAAGAAGGTGAAAATGTTGGGTAAGGCGGACACTCTGAACATGACAGTTACTTCAGAGGCAGGACAATCAGCATTAGACCCTGGTGTTTCATGCTCTGGAATGTCTGCTAAACATTCATTTAATGCAAATGATGCTGGATTCCTTGGAGACATAGGCATCATGGTGCCAGCTGAGCATGTCCAAGCATATCTGCAAACTTGTACTCATGATGCACATCTAAAATATCCTATGGAATGCGAACCAGACCTTGGTTCAAAATCTTTTGCACAAGGTTGTCAGAGAAGTGAAAAACATCAGACAACTCTATTGACCGGCATTTTAGTATCTGATCCTGCAAGTTTACCTGGAGTCTCTACGTCACAAGCTGGTGATGAAGTTAAAGTAGAATCAGAATCTTCGCATCACAAGGGTGAATATCTTGAGTTTGGCATTCCttttattgacattgatgataaaCCCTCAGATGGATATGAACCAAACTATCATGCTTTTGTGAACAATGGAAAGTACAATGATTTGGATGAGCTGCCAAATGCAGGCATGGTCGGTAAACTGTGTACAGAAGCCCTTGTTTCATCAAAAGGCAGTCCTCCTGAAGTTTCTGCAGGTTATGCTGTTTCCAATGTATTAGATATGATGTTTTCGCTGGTGTCAAGTTCTGATGTGACTGTTACTGAGAGTGCATCCAGATTATCCCATGAGCCACAGTCAGATGAACCAACTTCCAGCTACCCCATGCAAAATCCTGAAGAACCACCACTTCCCCCTCTTGAATGGAGATCTCGAAAGCTTTCGTTGAGCCCTTTATTACCAATTGAAAATTCATCTCAATCTCTGGCTGGAACAAAAACATTTATGGCACTATCGGAGAGCAAACCAGCAAACTTACCTACTGCACCACCATTGGGTTCGTCTGAATTGCCACCAATTATTGTTGATCAGATCCATCAGCATGTATCCTTAGGGGATGCAATTGTGCATTCACTAAATGCATCTTCATCAATATCGTCATCTTCGGAGTATGAGATGAGTCAGTGTGCTTGCAACACACAGGATGGACTAAAATTATCTCTTGTAGATACATTTACACCATCTGCAACAATGGAAAACCAAATCTCTCAGGATTCCACATCACAGGAAGAGAAGATTCAAGTGATGTCAGATAAAAGATTTCAACTTAGCCAACTGTGGTCAGGATTAGGGTTGGTGAAACCTCATTATTCTGATCTCAGTCACCTAAATTTGGAAAAGGAGACAGTCGAGCCTCAGAATCCTTTCTTGGTTGAATCTGCTTTAGGAGATGCTAACCATCACCGTAATTATGGGGGCTTTGGCAGTGTAAATATGCACCTTCTAGAGTCATCAGAGCTCTCAGTCTCTTCAGGTGTTGTACCTGAGCCTAACTTggtatattctttggaagggaatCAGTCCACCCTCTTTGGTTTTGTACCTACAACAGAAGATGATTGGTTTAGTATTAAACCCTGTTCCATACGAAACCGTCCCAGAAATCCACTGATAGAGGCTGTTGCTGCTCATGACAGAAGCACG TTAAGGAAGGTACCGGAGCTGGCTAGGCCTTTGAATGAGTCAAAAGCAGATAAAAAGGATCCATTGCTGGAGTCTAATATTTTGCAGTTGAGAAAGGTATCAGAGATTGTTAAGCCTTCCGATAAGCCGAAGGCAAATGAGAGAGATGCATTACTGGAGCAGATAAGAAACAAG TCTTACAGCCTGAAGCCAGCAGTTCTTTCAAAGCCAAACAGTAAGGGTCATCCAACGAACATTAAAGTTGCTGCCATCTTGGAGAAAGCAAATGCAATCCGCCAG GTAATTGCGGGAAGTGATGAAGAGGACGGTGGAGATAGCTGGAGTGATTGTTGA